A window of the Euzebya pacifica genome harbors these coding sequences:
- a CDS encoding ABC transporter permease, with translation MTTSDPTLAIGSGGLSLERIGRWLRQYGVLVLLVALFVALSIGSDAFLSSRNLLNILNQNTPLAIIAMAGTLVIIAGGFDLSTGAMFGVASVTAAWVAVNIDPVLGLAIAPLVGLALGTVNGLVITGLKVHSFLATIASSLVYGGLAILITGGFLISVPDEAFAALGRGRVGPINVAVIVLVIAMAVFTYILNGTTVGRYVYAVGGNEEAASLSGIRVGRIKVMTFALSGLASGVAGAIAVSRIASGQPQAGAGLELEAVAAVILGGTSIYGGEGAVWRSVAGVMLLALIQNGFNILNANPFYKDLTTGLVIVLAVALSAGRKGK, from the coding sequence ATGACCACCAGTGACCCCACCCTCGCGATTGGCTCCGGCGGACTGTCGTTGGAGCGGATCGGCAGATGGCTACGGCAGTACGGCGTGCTGGTGTTGCTCGTCGCCCTGTTCGTTGCCCTGTCGATCGGCAGCGATGCGTTCCTGTCCAGTCGCAACCTGCTGAACATCCTCAACCAGAACACTCCGTTGGCGATCATCGCCATGGCCGGGACGCTCGTCATCATCGCGGGCGGCTTCGACCTCTCCACGGGGGCCATGTTCGGTGTGGCGTCAGTCACCGCCGCATGGGTCGCCGTCAACATCGACCCTGTCCTCGGCTTGGCAATCGCCCCGCTCGTCGGACTCGCGCTCGGCACCGTCAACGGTTTGGTCATCACAGGGCTGAAGGTGCACTCCTTCCTCGCGACCATCGCGTCGTCGCTGGTGTACGGCGGACTCGCGATCCTCATCACCGGTGGGTTCCTCATCTCGGTGCCCGACGAGGCCTTCGCCGCGCTCGGCCGTGGCCGAGTCGGTCCGATCAACGTCGCGGTGATCGTGCTCGTCATTGCCATGGCGGTGTTCACCTACATCCTCAACGGTACGACGGTCGGCCGGTACGTCTACGCCGTCGGTGGCAACGAGGAGGCCGCCAGTCTCTCGGGTATCAGGGTCGGTCGAATCAAGGTCATGACGTTCGCCCTCTCGGGGTTGGCGTCCGGCGTCGCCGGTGCGATTGCGGTGTCCCGTATCGCCAGCGGACAGCCGCAGGCCGGGGCGGGACTCGAGCTGGAAGCGGTCGCGGCCGTCATCCTCGGCGGCACCAGCATCTACGGCGGCGAAGGGGCCGTGTGGCGGTCCGTGGCCGGCGTCATGCTCCTCGCGCTCATCCAGAACGGCTTCAACATCCTCAACGCCAACCCCTTCTACAAGGACCTGACCACCGGCTTGGTCATCGTGCTTGCGGTGGCGCTGTCCGCCGGTCGGAAGGGGAAGTGA
- a CDS encoding SDR family oxidoreductase, with translation MSHISIIGGHGTVALHLTRILTAHDDNEVTGVVRNPDHQEDLAKAGAKMAVVDLENDTAETLAGAIAGSDAVVFAAGSGPGSGAERKWTVDRDGAVKLVEACRIADVNRYVMVSSMGTDDPPEGDEVFAQYLRAKAEADQALMDSDLAWTVVRPGGLTDDEPAGTIALDRHVDRGEIPRADVAAVLAAVLATPAMAGRVVEVVGGETPVADAISSHIS, from the coding sequence ATGTCCCACATCTCCATCATCGGCGGCCACGGCACCGTGGCCCTGCACCTCACCCGCATCCTGACTGCCCACGACGACAACGAGGTCACCGGGGTGGTCCGCAACCCCGACCACCAGGAGGACCTCGCCAAGGCCGGCGCGAAGATGGCCGTCGTCGACCTCGAGAACGACACCGCCGAGACGCTGGCCGGCGCGATCGCCGGCTCCGACGCCGTGGTCTTCGCCGCCGGGTCCGGGCCGGGCAGCGGAGCCGAACGGAAGTGGACGGTCGACCGCGACGGTGCCGTCAAGCTCGTCGAGGCCTGCCGCATCGCCGACGTCAACCGCTACGTGATGGTCTCCTCCATGGGCACCGACGACCCGCCCGAGGGCGACGAGGTGTTCGCCCAGTACCTGCGGGCGAAGGCCGAGGCCGACCAGGCGCTGATGGACAGCGACCTGGCCTGGACCGTCGTGCGTCCGGGCGGGCTGACCGACGACGAGCCGGCCGGGACGATCGCCCTGGACCGCCACGTCGACCGCGGCGAGATCCCCCGTGCCGACGTCGCCGCCGTGCTGGCAGCCGTCCTTGCCACCCCCGCGATGGCCGGCCGCGTCGTCGAGGTCGTCGGCGGGGAGACCCCTGTCGCCGACGCCATCTCCAGCCACATCAGCTGA
- a CDS encoding antibiotic biosynthesis monooxygenase family protein, whose protein sequence is MIRTVLRLDILPGHADHLVEAFRGAEILETSFAQDGCLSTEIAIAEDGLEAIVTATWDDVDAYARWTSRTDRGSSAELLNPHLREPLDASRVGLVYDVAHRPSA, encoded by the coding sequence ATGATCAGGACAGTCCTGCGGCTCGACATCCTTCCCGGGCACGCCGACCATCTGGTTGAGGCGTTCCGTGGTGCAGAGATCCTCGAGACATCCTTTGCACAGGACGGCTGCCTGTCGACCGAGATCGCCATCGCCGAAGACGGGCTGGAGGCGATCGTCACGGCCACATGGGACGACGTGGATGCATACGCGCGCTGGACGTCACGCACCGACCGGGGTTCCAGCGCCGAGTTGCTCAACCCCCACTTGCGCGAGCCGCTCGACGCATCCAGGGTCGGGCTGGTCTACGACGTTGCGCACCGGCCCAGCGCATGA
- a CDS encoding metal-dependent hydrolase family protein: MAVAGTLSIIGARVLDVDRGELHQQDVHVTNGCVSALGDHDGPPSDVVIEGHGHVIVPGFIDAHFHAYGIGLDMLVMEATPMSYVTAKAAERLGGALRRGFTTVRDVAGGDIGLRRALDEGLIVGPRYLFTGPALSQTGGHGDPRLGDLAIDTCCHRLTEVVDGVDNLRVAVRERFRTGAHAIKVMTSGGVVSLTDPLRIPQYSAEEVRVVCDEATRRGSYVAAHAYSPEAIAHSVVNGVRSIEHGNLLDVATAQLMVRNDAFLVPTLAAYDAMDRRGDSLGLTAVQRAKNLEVLDHGKQAIEIAAAEGVRIGFGSDLMGDLEDDQLVGLRLQVEVQGPIAAIQSATAVNAALIGRHDLGRVAVGAVADLLVLDADPTQDPSVLWDESRRTVISGGRPLGTSRPALTPFRGRTS; this comes from the coding sequence GTGGCGGTCGCCGGGACGCTGTCGATCATCGGCGCACGGGTCCTCGACGTCGACCGGGGGGAGTTGCATCAGCAGGACGTGCACGTCACCAATGGATGCGTGTCTGCACTCGGCGACCACGACGGGCCCCCTTCGGACGTGGTCATCGAGGGCCACGGTCACGTCATCGTCCCCGGGTTCATCGACGCCCACTTCCATGCCTACGGCATCGGCCTGGACATGCTGGTGATGGAAGCCACGCCCATGAGCTATGTCACTGCCAAAGCCGCCGAACGGTTGGGAGGAGCACTCCGTCGCGGCTTCACGACCGTCCGGGACGTGGCCGGCGGCGACATCGGCCTGCGTCGGGCGCTGGACGAAGGTCTGATCGTGGGTCCTCGGTACCTGTTCACCGGCCCAGCGCTGTCCCAGACGGGCGGCCACGGTGACCCCCGCCTCGGAGACCTGGCAATCGATACGTGCTGTCACCGACTTACCGAGGTCGTCGACGGAGTGGACAACTTGCGGGTCGCGGTGCGAGAGCGCTTCCGTACCGGCGCCCATGCCATCAAGGTCATGACCTCCGGTGGGGTCGTGTCGTTGACCGACCCACTGCGGATCCCGCAGTACTCCGCTGAGGAGGTCCGGGTCGTCTGTGACGAGGCGACCCGTCGGGGCAGCTACGTGGCTGCGCATGCCTACTCGCCGGAGGCGATCGCACACTCTGTGGTCAACGGCGTCCGTTCGATCGAGCACGGCAACCTGCTCGACGTCGCGACTGCACAGCTCATGGTTCGAAACGACGCATTCCTCGTCCCGACACTGGCTGCCTACGACGCCATGGACCGGCGCGGCGACAGCCTCGGACTGACAGCCGTCCAGAGGGCCAAGAACCTCGAGGTCCTCGACCACGGCAAGCAGGCCATCGAGATCGCCGCAGCTGAAGGGGTACGCATCGGGTTCGGTAGCGATCTCATGGGAGATCTCGAGGACGACCAACTCGTCGGCCTTCGGCTGCAAGTAGAAGTCCAGGGACCGATCGCGGCCATCCAGTCGGCCACAGCGGTGAACGCGGCGCTGATCGGGCGTCATGACCTCGGGAGGGTCGCGGTCGGTGCCGTTGCCGACCTGCTCGTCCTTGACGCCGACCCGACCCAGGACCCCTCGGTGCTGTGGGACGAGTCCCGTCGCACCGTCATCAGCGGTGGTCGTCCGCTGGGGACCTCTCGACCGGCACTCACCCCCTTCAGGGGGAGGACATCATGA
- a CDS encoding MarR family winged helix-turn-helix transcriptional regulator — MKNDDAPDARDTLDALDVIRGHLAETHPDLDTTGLAVTGRLLRAASRLDALRAERLQAHALTVADFDVLATIRRRQGRTGINPSALQDAVMISSGGMTKRLDRLESAGLLRRKPDPDDRRGVIVQLTRSGRRRIDAALVSLLEREREDIETALPNAADRDTLVGLLRPVLRCLEGEE, encoded by the coding sequence GTGAAGAATGACGACGCCCCGGACGCGCGGGACACGTTGGACGCGCTGGACGTGATCCGCGGTCACCTGGCCGAGACACACCCCGACCTGGACACCACCGGCCTTGCGGTCACGGGCAGGCTGCTGCGTGCCGCCAGCCGGCTCGACGCCCTGCGGGCGGAGCGGTTGCAGGCCCACGCCCTGACCGTCGCCGACTTCGACGTCCTCGCGACCATCAGACGTCGTCAGGGTCGGACGGGGATCAACCCGTCGGCCCTGCAGGACGCCGTCATGATCAGCTCGGGCGGGATGACGAAACGCCTGGACCGACTCGAGTCAGCAGGGCTGCTGCGCCGCAAGCCCGACCCGGACGACCGGAGGGGGGTCATCGTCCAGCTCACCCGGTCGGGACGTCGGCGCATCGATGCGGCGCTCGTCAGCCTCCTCGAACGTGAACGCGAGGACATCGAAACGGCGCTGCCGAACGCCGCGGACCGCGACACGCTGGTCGGGCTGCTCCGTCCGGTGCTGCGCTGTCTGGAAGGGGAGGAGTGA
- a CDS encoding NADP-dependent oxidoreductase, with translation MKAMAQTEYGDPEVLTLTDVDDPTPGPDTVVIDVKAAGVNPVDWKLVAGYLQGAFPHFLPLVPGWDVAGVVSAVGPAVQEYVVGDEVIGYVRHDHMAANGAYAEKVSAHPRHLAPKPTSVDMAAASALPLAGLTALQSLRLAGVGEGDTVLVHAAAGGVGSFAVQIAVDLGATVIGTASESNHEYLRSLGATPVTYGDGLVERVREIAPDGITASVDYVGTSEAIEASAELIADRSRSTSNVDPTAITEAGGRYCFVRPQADDLAHLAMLVDKGVLAIEVQQTFPLADAVKALRTNMEGHVRGKLALTVD, from the coding sequence ATGAAGGCAATGGCACAGACCGAGTACGGCGACCCCGAGGTCCTCACCCTCACCGACGTCGACGACCCCACACCCGGGCCCGACACCGTCGTCATCGACGTGAAGGCCGCTGGCGTCAACCCCGTCGACTGGAAGCTCGTCGCCGGCTATCTGCAGGGCGCGTTCCCGCACTTCCTCCCGCTCGTCCCCGGCTGGGACGTCGCCGGGGTCGTCTCCGCCGTCGGCCCCGCCGTGCAGGAGTACGTCGTCGGTGACGAGGTCATCGGCTATGTCCGTCACGACCACATGGCCGCCAACGGCGCCTACGCCGAGAAGGTCTCCGCCCATCCGCGGCACCTCGCCCCCAAGCCCACCAGCGTCGACATGGCCGCGGCGTCCGCGCTGCCGCTGGCCGGCCTGACCGCGCTGCAGTCCCTGCGCCTGGCGGGCGTCGGCGAGGGCGACACCGTCCTGGTCCACGCCGCCGCCGGCGGGGTCGGGTCGTTCGCGGTGCAGATCGCCGTCGACCTCGGCGCCACCGTCATCGGCACCGCCTCGGAGTCCAACCACGAGTACCTCCGCTCGCTGGGCGCCACCCCGGTGACCTACGGCGACGGCCTGGTCGAGCGGGTCCGCGAGATCGCACCCGACGGCATCACCGCCTCCGTCGACTACGTCGGCACCAGCGAGGCCATCGAAGCGTCCGCCGAGCTGATCGCCGACCGGTCGCGCAGCACCTCCAACGTCGACCCGACCGCCATCACCGAGGCCGGCGGGCGGTACTGCTTCGTGCGACCGCAGGCCGACGACCTGGCGCACCTGGCGATGCTGGTCGACAAGGGCGTGCTGGCCATCGAGGTCCAGCAGACCTTCCCGCTGGCCGACGCCGTCAAGGCGCTCCGCACCAACATGGAGGGCCACGTCCGCGGCAAGCTCGCCCTCACCGTCGACTAG
- a CDS encoding (4Fe-4S)-binding protein has protein sequence MTRRTYATDEIEVGWDASLCIHTARCLKAAPEVFDVHRRPWIVPDAGSAEEVIGAVAKCPTGALTVRRIGNVDPAEALPEQPNVLLVPNGPLMIRGQVEIVQPDGTVVRRSSRVTLCRCGASENKPYCDASHRRIGFSTADEAPEPEPLPRVPEAERESPADCG, from the coding sequence ATGACGCGACGGACCTACGCCACCGACGAGATCGAGGTGGGTTGGGACGCCTCGCTCTGCATCCACACGGCCCGCTGCCTGAAGGCCGCGCCGGAGGTGTTCGACGTCCACCGACGACCATGGATCGTGCCGGATGCTGGATCGGCCGAGGAGGTCATCGGCGCGGTCGCGAAGTGCCCGACGGGGGCCCTGACCGTTCGCCGGATCGGCAACGTGGATCCGGCCGAGGCGCTGCCGGAGCAGCCCAACGTGTTGCTCGTCCCCAACGGCCCGTTGATGATCCGTGGGCAGGTCGAGATCGTCCAGCCCGACGGCACGGTCGTGCGCCGATCCAGCCGGGTGACGCTCTGTCGCTGCGGGGCCAGCGAGAACAAGCCGTACTGCGACGCAAGCCATCGGCGGATCGGGTTCTCCACCGCCGACGAGGCCCCCGAGCCCGAACCCCTCCCCCGGGTGCCCGAGGCCGAACGCGAGTCCCCGGCCGACTGCGGCTGA
- a CDS encoding EamA family transporter, with protein sequence MTGPGSRRGTLLTAALAPMVWGSTYVVTTELLPPGRPLLVAALRALPAGLLLLAWSRTLARGEWWWRALVLGTLNIGAFFALLFVAAYRLPGGVAATAGAIQPVVVAGLAAVLLGETFRRRTAVAGAAGVAGVALLVLGPDAALDPIGVVAALAGTLSMAVGVVLTKRWGRPVGLLTMTGWQLTAGGALLLPLALLVEGAPPAYSAVNLAATAWLTLVGTGVAYALWFRGIERLPVSSLTFLGLLSPVVATLLGWVVLGQTLTPAQLLGAALVVFAVVYPQRAGGATDPTRVGKTAARRRNPTSARRRHAVRLTRVGNRAARRRNPTRVRSRDGGRPVPG encoded by the coding sequence GTGACGGGCCCCGGGTCGAGGCGTGGAACGCTGCTGACTGCGGCGCTCGCCCCGATGGTCTGGGGCAGCACGTACGTCGTCACGACCGAGCTGCTGCCCCCGGGCCGACCGCTCCTCGTGGCCGCGCTCAGGGCCCTCCCCGCTGGCTTGCTCCTCCTGGCGTGGTCCCGCACGCTGGCCCGCGGCGAGTGGTGGTGGCGGGCCCTCGTCCTCGGCACCCTCAACATCGGGGCGTTCTTCGCCCTTCTCTTCGTGGCCGCCTACCGCCTGCCCGGCGGGGTGGCCGCGACGGCCGGTGCGATCCAGCCGGTGGTCGTGGCCGGCCTCGCCGCGGTGCTGCTCGGCGAGACGTTCCGTCGTCGGACCGCCGTCGCCGGTGCCGCCGGTGTGGCCGGCGTCGCCCTGCTGGTCCTCGGCCCCGACGCCGCGCTGGACCCGATCGGGGTGGTCGCTGCGCTGGCGGGGACGCTGTCAATGGCGGTCGGTGTGGTCCTCACCAAGCGGTGGGGCCGTCCGGTCGGACTGCTGACGATGACCGGCTGGCAGCTGACCGCGGGTGGGGCCCTGCTGCTGCCACTCGCACTCCTCGTCGAGGGGGCGCCGCCGGCGTACTCGGCCGTGAACCTGGCTGCCACGGCGTGGTTGACGCTGGTGGGGACGGGGGTGGCGTACGCCCTGTGGTTCCGGGGCATCGAGCGGCTGCCGGTCAGCTCGTTGACGTTCCTGGGGCTGCTCAGCCCGGTCGTCGCGACGCTGCTCGGCTGGGTCGTGCTGGGCCAGACGTTGACCCCGGCCCAGCTGCTGGGTGCGGCGCTGGTCGTCTTCGCGGTCGTCTACCCCCAGCGGGCCGGCGGCGCAACCGACCCCACGCGTGTCGGGAAAACGGCCGCCCGTCGCAGGAACCCGACAAGCGCCCGACGCCGGCACGCCGTCAGGCTCACGCGTGTCGGAAATCGGGCCGCCCGTCGCAGGAACCCGACACGCGTCCGGAGTCGGGACGGCGGGCGGCCGGTTCCGGGCTAG